The Leucobacter viscericola genome includes a window with the following:
- a CDS encoding radical SAM protein: protein MPQQTAGMPLRDYRVHRYVNAFCPRCHEEDPDRPLAEVERLSGWLADRDGVIWLERGCRTHGLQRTLYDESAEILSYLEEWTAPTKVHTPDLAGNFKPVPSAYEDGLPEMQTQHTCILLQDITDHCNLKCPTCFAESSPAASAVAPLAEVLASVDQRLARENNRIDVLMLSGGEPTLYPWLEQLLDHLVARPVVRILINSNGLRIANDDAFVEVLKKHRERVEIYLQFDGEEPESSKFHRGADIRRFKDRALERLSAAGVFTTLTMTATLGVNDHEIGAVIERAMVTPYVGGVTIQPVFGSGRSAGVDPMNRLTHGGVLSRLEPQTNGKVTWRDLTALPCSHPHCCSVGYMLRDDSDEWRSLTAIVGHDRLKQFLDLEPDLIANRIADSDINKKLKENVKQSLLDLFSEQSSLSHPSIAGIWRDVCTACDLGIGTLTALATSALPGQHGRLRKFLGERVKRITVKPFMDISTMIEERLTQCCVHVATVNEEAASDGSNMHQCAPFCAVQAWAPLGARRLSTATGVKGAVDETATIQPPPFTSDPSRLIPVKSKTKR from the coding sequence ATGCCACAGCAAACTGCGGGAATGCCACTCCGCGACTACCGAGTCCACCGCTACGTCAACGCATTTTGCCCGCGTTGTCACGAGGAAGATCCGGATCGGCCACTTGCTGAAGTCGAGCGGCTTTCCGGCTGGCTTGCGGATCGCGACGGCGTCATTTGGCTTGAGCGTGGCTGTCGCACACACGGCCTGCAGCGAACGCTGTACGACGAGTCAGCCGAGATCCTGAGCTATCTCGAAGAGTGGACTGCCCCAACGAAGGTGCACACTCCCGATCTGGCTGGCAACTTCAAGCCAGTGCCTTCGGCCTACGAAGACGGCCTGCCCGAGATGCAGACGCAGCACACCTGCATCCTGTTGCAAGACATCACAGATCACTGCAACCTCAAGTGCCCCACCTGTTTCGCCGAGTCGAGCCCGGCGGCGAGCGCCGTCGCGCCACTCGCCGAGGTACTCGCCTCGGTCGATCAGCGTTTGGCCCGCGAAAACAACCGCATCGATGTGTTGATGCTCTCAGGCGGCGAACCAACGCTGTACCCCTGGTTAGAGCAACTACTCGATCACCTCGTCGCTCGCCCGGTGGTCAGGATCCTGATCAACTCGAACGGTCTGCGTATTGCGAACGACGACGCTTTTGTTGAGGTTCTCAAGAAGCACCGCGAGCGCGTCGAAATCTACCTGCAGTTCGACGGCGAAGAACCGGAGTCGTCAAAGTTTCACCGCGGTGCCGACATTCGCCGGTTCAAGGATCGCGCGCTTGAGCGCCTCTCCGCAGCGGGCGTGTTCACGACGCTGACGATGACCGCCACGCTCGGCGTCAACGACCACGAGATCGGTGCGGTCATCGAGCGCGCAATGGTGACCCCGTACGTGGGCGGGGTCACGATCCAGCCAGTCTTTGGCTCGGGTCGGTCAGCCGGTGTGGACCCCATGAACCGGCTCACACACGGCGGGGTGCTCTCACGCCTCGAACCGCAGACCAACGGCAAGGTCACCTGGCGCGATCTCACGGCGTTGCCGTGCAGTCACCCGCACTGCTGCTCGGTCGGCTACATGCTGCGCGATGATTCTGACGAGTGGCGATCCCTCACCGCGATCGTGGGCCATGACCGCCTCAAGCAGTTTCTCGATCTAGAGCCCGATCTGATCGCGAACCGCATCGCGGACAGCGACATCAACAAAAAGCTCAAAGAGAATGTGAAGCAGTCGCTGCTTGACCTCTTCAGCGAGCAGTCTTCGCTGTCGCACCCTTCAATTGCGGGGATCTGGCGCGACGTGTGTACGGCCTGCGACCTCGGCATTGGCACACTCACGGCCCTCGCAACCTCGGCGCTTCCGGGCCAGCACGGCCGCCTTCGCAAGTTCTTGGGAGAGCGCGTGAAGCGCATCACGGTGAAACCGTTCATGGACATCAGCACCATGATCGAGGAGCGCCTGACTCAGTGTTGCGTGCACGTCGCGACGGTGAACGAGGAGGCGGCGAGCGACGGCTCCAACATGCACCAGTGTGCACCGTTCTGCGCGGTGCAGGCGTGGGCCCCGCTCGGTGCCCGCAGGCTCTCAACCGCGACGGGCGTGAAGGGGGCAGTCGACGAAACCGCAACGATACAGCCGCCACCGTTCACATCGGATCCTTCTCGGCTCATCCCAGTGAAGTCGAAGACCAAACGATGA
- a CDS encoding ribose-phosphate diphosphokinase — translation MSNIEMTGQKKLVLITGRAYPELAEQVAAELGAELVPTDARTFANGELYARFDESVRGSDAFVIQSHTFPINEWLMEQLIMVDALKRASAKRITVVAPFYPYSRQDKKGRGREPISARLIADLFKAAGAHRIMSVDLHASQIQGFFDGPVDHLFAMPVLLEHFRKTIDRDDLTVVSPDMGRVRVADIWSDKLGAPLAIIHKRRDPLVPNQVSVHEIVGDVKDRWCVVVDDMIDTGGTIAKAAEALKKSGARGVTIACTHAIFSGKATEYLSQDFIDQVVVTDTLPVGPEKRFEKLTVLPIAPLLAKAIHEVFEDGSVTSMFEGAA, via the coding sequence ATGAGCAACATCGAGATGACTGGGCAGAAGAAACTCGTGTTGATTACGGGCCGGGCGTACCCCGAGCTCGCCGAGCAGGTGGCCGCCGAACTCGGCGCCGAACTTGTTCCGACCGACGCGCGCACGTTTGCGAACGGTGAGCTGTACGCCCGCTTCGACGAGAGCGTACGCGGATCCGACGCTTTTGTGATCCAGTCGCACACCTTCCCGATCAATGAGTGGCTCATGGAGCAGCTCATTATGGTTGACGCGCTCAAGCGTGCCTCGGCAAAGCGCATCACCGTCGTGGCGCCGTTCTACCCCTACTCCCGCCAAGACAAGAAGGGTCGCGGCCGCGAGCCCATCTCTGCGCGCCTCATCGCTGACCTCTTCAAGGCAGCTGGCGCGCACCGCATCATGTCGGTAGACCTGCACGCATCGCAGATCCAGGGCTTCTTCGACGGCCCAGTCGACCACCTCTTTGCCATGCCCGTGCTGCTCGAGCACTTCCGCAAGACCATCGATCGCGACGACCTCACCGTTGTCTCGCCCGATATGGGCCGCGTGCGCGTTGCCGACATCTGGAGCGACAAGCTCGGCGCACCCCTTGCGATCATTCACAAGCGTCGCGATCCTCTCGTGCCGAACCAGGTTTCGGTTCACGAGATTGTTGGTGACGTGAAGGATCGCTGGTGCGTTGTTGTCGACGACATGATCGACACGGGCGGCACCATTGCGAAGGCAGCTGAGGCCCTGAAGAAGAGCGGAGCCCGCGGCGTAACAATCGCGTGCACCCACGCGATCTTCTCAGGCAAGGCAACCGAGTACCTCTCTCAGGACTTCATCGACCAGGTTGTTGTCACCGACACGCTGCCGGTTGGCCCCGAGAAGCGCTTCGAGAAGCTGACCGTGCTGCCGATCGCCCCGCTGCTCGCAAAGGCCATCCACGAGGTCTTCGAAGACGGCTCCGTGACCTCGATGTTTGAGGGCGCAGCTTAA
- a CDS encoding prolipoprotein diacylglyceryl transferase, with protein sequence MFPHLDDLLGFGPPLDTHSAFVALGLFAGGVVFLIEARRRHVRDPRIPYLVLGALLGAAVLSRLGTWAQHLDPSQNLNLGEQLLRGNASILSALVGAWLGVHIAKRIVGYRERTGDLFAPAVALALAIGRIGCLFTERPGSPTGGDWGIVLDPETAARLGSPAGVGLHPSFVYEIVFHAIAFALIWWWLRRLSIAPGEILTLYIGAYAIFRFFVEFVRGNEVAWIGLTRPQLFLLVTIPILLVRVVLLAKRGKLRFSTERTEHELLSA encoded by the coding sequence GTGTTTCCACATCTCGATGACCTGCTCGGTTTTGGACCGCCCCTCGACACGCACAGTGCGTTCGTGGCGCTCGGGCTGTTTGCGGGTGGTGTGGTGTTCTTAATCGAGGCCCGTCGCCGCCACGTGCGTGATCCGAGGATCCCCTACTTGGTTCTCGGTGCCCTGCTGGGAGCCGCGGTGCTGTCGCGGCTCGGCACCTGGGCACAGCACCTCGACCCCTCACAAAACCTCAACCTGGGTGAGCAGCTGCTGCGCGGCAACGCCTCTATCTTGAGCGCCCTGGTTGGCGCCTGGCTCGGAGTCCACATCGCCAAGCGAATCGTCGGGTATCGCGAGCGCACCGGCGATCTCTTCGCACCCGCCGTAGCGCTAGCGCTCGCAATTGGCCGGATCGGGTGCCTGTTCACCGAACGGCCGGGCAGCCCCACGGGCGGCGACTGGGGCATCGTGTTGGATCCCGAAACCGCCGCCAGGTTGGGCTCACCGGCGGGCGTCGGCCTACACCCGAGTTTTGTCTACGAGATCGTGTTTCACGCGATTGCCTTCGCCCTGATCTGGTGGTGGTTGCGGCGTCTCAGCATCGCGCCGGGCGAGATTCTGACGCTCTACATCGGCGCGTACGCGATCTTCCGATTCTTCGTAGAGTTTGTGCGCGGCAACGAGGTTGCCTGGATCGGCCTGACGAGACCGCAGCTGTTTTTGCTGGTGACGATCCCGATCTTGCTCGTGCGAGTTGTGTTGCTTGCGAAGCGCGGCAAACTTCGATTCTCAACTGAAAGGACCGAGCATGAGCTTCTATCCGCCTGA
- a CDS encoding cation:proton antiporter: MDELLFVLVSALLVIAAATVFGPRLGIAAPLILVAVGVGASFLPLFADVEIDPEWILAGVLPPLLYSAAVSMPAMNFRREFAAISGLSIVLVVGTSLVLGLFFMLVIPGLGFAWGVALGAIVSPTDAVATSIVKRTSVSKRVVAILEGESLLNDATALVLLRTAIVAAAASFSFWGTVGTFSYSVVVAVVIGGVAGWLNLVVRKRVTDATVNTVISFAVPFVASVPTELLGGSGLVAAVVAGLVTGIRAPRIISAQNRLSDSQNWRTVELVLEGVVFLTMGLQIRSIVMSVQADHAGVAPAILIALGALLLTIIVRAAYVAPLLQGLSRRARRGAERQDQLQSFGQKVETSEGRQETLEKFAAKGRQVSEKDLDRFIRRVRRGIADMDYFLRAPLGWRDGTAVVWAGMRGAVTVAAAQTLPPETPQRSVLVLIAFAVALLSLLIQGGTVGPLLRKIAPAVDDSATSTQLDSERTEIYELMRSCVSDIPKPVHSEDSPKMERFSAEKRYRLEVLKAQRAALLDARDNGIFDAEVLAKELANLDASQIAIEMRG, translated from the coding sequence GTGGATGAGCTGCTGTTTGTACTTGTTTCGGCCCTGTTGGTCATTGCCGCTGCGACCGTGTTTGGCCCGCGGCTCGGTATCGCGGCGCCACTCATTCTGGTTGCGGTGGGGGTTGGCGCGAGTTTTCTGCCGTTATTCGCCGACGTCGAGATCGATCCCGAGTGGATCCTCGCGGGTGTACTGCCGCCGCTGCTCTACTCGGCGGCCGTGTCGATGCCGGCCATGAACTTCAGGCGAGAGTTCGCTGCGATCAGCGGACTCTCGATTGTGCTGGTTGTCGGCACCTCGCTGGTGCTCGGGCTCTTTTTTATGCTGGTGATCCCGGGCCTCGGCTTCGCCTGGGGAGTCGCGCTCGGCGCCATCGTCAGCCCGACCGACGCTGTGGCAACCTCGATCGTGAAGCGTACCTCGGTGTCGAAGCGTGTGGTCGCGATTCTTGAGGGCGAGAGCCTACTGAACGACGCGACTGCCCTGGTGCTGCTTCGCACCGCAATTGTGGCTGCCGCCGCATCATTCTCGTTCTGGGGCACAGTCGGTACCTTCTCCTACTCCGTCGTGGTCGCCGTGGTCATAGGTGGTGTGGCCGGTTGGCTGAATCTCGTCGTTCGCAAGCGCGTGACCGACGCGACCGTCAACACGGTCATTTCGTTTGCGGTGCCGTTTGTGGCTTCGGTGCCGACCGAACTGCTTGGCGGCTCGGGGCTGGTTGCGGCCGTTGTTGCCGGGCTGGTGACCGGGATCAGGGCACCACGCATCATCTCGGCGCAGAACCGCCTCTCCGATTCCCAAAACTGGCGAACGGTCGAGCTCGTGCTCGAGGGTGTCGTTTTTCTGACGATGGGCCTGCAGATTCGATCCATTGTGATGAGCGTGCAAGCGGATCACGCGGGTGTTGCCCCCGCCATTCTGATTGCGTTGGGCGCACTCCTGCTGACGATTATTGTCCGTGCGGCCTACGTTGCTCCGCTGCTCCAGGGGCTGTCGCGACGTGCCCGCAGGGGAGCGGAGCGTCAAGACCAGCTGCAGAGCTTCGGCCAGAAGGTTGAGACGAGTGAGGGTCGACAGGAGACGCTCGAGAAGTTTGCTGCGAAGGGGCGGCAGGTCTCGGAGAAGGACCTGGACAGGTTCATCCGTCGTGTTCGACGGGGCATCGCTGACATGGACTACTTCTTGCGCGCACCGCTTGGCTGGAGGGACGGCACTGCCGTCGTGTGGGCGGGCATGCGCGGTGCCGTTACCGTTGCCGCGGCGCAGACGCTCCCGCCAGAGACCCCGCAGCGCTCGGTACTCGTGCTTATTGCCTTTGCGGTCGCGCTGCTCTCGCTCCTCATTCAGGGCGGAACCGTGGGACCCCTGCTGCGAAAGATTGCTCCAGCAGTTGACGACTCGGCTACGAGTACCCAGCTGGACAGTGAGCGAACCGAGATTTACGAACTGATGCGATCCTGCGTGAGTGACATCCCGAAGCCGGTGCATTCCGAAGACAGTCCCAAGATGGAGCGGTTCTCTGCCGAAAAGCGGTACCGGCTCGAGGTGCTCAAAGCGCAGCGGGCGGCGCTTCTCGACGCGCGTGACAACGGTATCTTCGACGCTGAGGTGCTCGCCAAAGAACTCGCAAATCTTGACGCGTCACAGATCGCGATCGAAATGCGCGGCTGA
- a CDS encoding amino acid permease, which yields MSNSTPQKEHVKLERGLSNRHLQLIAIGGAIGTGLFLGSGKIISLTGPSVLFIYAVIGCMMFFVMRALGEILLSNLNYKTFGDIAKDLIGPWAGFFVSWTYWFTWVTICVADIIAITVYVSTFNAAIPSWLPAVIAAAFLTILNLQPVKFFGEFEFWFALIKIVAILGLIVTGVVLLVSGFRNPDTGTSASLANLFNDGGLFPFGVGGFLLGFQLGIFSFIGVELIGTAAAETKDPHRNLPKAVNSIVLRVIIFYIGALTVIMAITPWRDLDPEASPFVTTLAYAGLGAAALAINFVVLTSAASSANSGFYSGTRMMHALAQDGHAPHKFALTDARGVPRRAVFFSCVFLFSATPILLAGESAIEAFTFVSSVASALILFVWSMILVSYLSYIRKFPERHASSTFKAPLPKIAPWIVLAFFAFIIFTMLQAQDTREPLLYTPIWFAILAIAWQLRKRALIREGQPITSAVELPGMGEDAEDLSTK from the coding sequence GTGTCGAACTCAACCCCGCAAAAAGAGCATGTAAAGCTAGAGCGAGGTCTCTCAAACCGCCATCTCCAGCTCATCGCCATCGGTGGTGCGATCGGCACCGGGCTCTTCCTCGGCTCCGGCAAGATCATCAGCCTCACTGGCCCCTCGGTCCTGTTCATCTACGCGGTGATCGGCTGCATGATGTTTTTTGTCATGCGCGCGCTCGGCGAGATCCTGCTGTCGAATCTGAATTACAAGACCTTCGGTGACATTGCGAAAGACCTCATCGGCCCCTGGGCAGGATTCTTCGTCTCCTGGACCTACTGGTTCACCTGGGTGACGATCTGTGTCGCTGACATCATCGCGATCACTGTCTACGTGTCCACGTTCAATGCCGCGATACCGAGCTGGCTTCCCGCCGTTATCGCCGCCGCCTTTCTCACCATTCTGAATTTGCAGCCGGTGAAGTTCTTCGGCGAATTCGAGTTCTGGTTTGCTCTCATCAAGATTGTGGCGATTTTGGGACTTATCGTTACCGGCGTTGTGCTTCTTGTCTCAGGGTTCCGCAATCCCGATACCGGCACGAGTGCCTCTCTCGCAAACCTCTTCAACGACGGTGGGCTGTTTCCGTTCGGGGTAGGCGGCTTTTTGCTCGGTTTCCAACTCGGTATTTTCTCGTTCATCGGCGTTGAGCTGATTGGCACAGCGGCGGCCGAAACGAAGGATCCGCACCGCAACCTGCCGAAGGCCGTCAACTCGATCGTGCTGCGCGTGATCATTTTCTACATCGGTGCACTCACCGTGATCATGGCAATCACACCCTGGCGTGATCTCGACCCCGAAGCCAGCCCCTTCGTCACCACCCTCGCTTACGCGGGTCTCGGTGCTGCAGCACTCGCGATCAACTTTGTTGTACTCACTTCGGCCGCTTCAAGTGCCAACTCAGGCTTTTACTCGGGCACCCGCATGATGCACGCGCTTGCACAAGACGGCCACGCACCGCATAAGTTTGCGCTGACCGATGCTCGAGGGGTGCCTCGCCGCGCGGTCTTCTTTTCATGCGTGTTTCTCTTCTCGGCCACACCTATCTTGCTCGCGGGCGAAAGCGCCATCGAGGCCTTTACCTTCGTGAGCTCGGTGGCTTCTGCCCTGATCCTGTTTGTCTGGAGCATGATTCTGGTCAGCTACCTGAGCTACATCCGCAAGTTCCCGGAGCGGCACGCCTCCTCTACATTCAAGGCTCCGCTCCCGAAAATTGCCCCGTGGATAGTGCTCGCGTTCTTCGCCTTCATCATCTTCACAATGTTGCAGGCCCAAGACACCCGCGAACCGCTGCTCTACACGCCCATCTGGTTCGCTATCCTCGCCATTGCCTGGCAGTTGCGCAAGCGCGCCCTGATTCGTGAGGGTCAACCGATCACAAGTGCCGTAGAGCTGCCCGGCATGGGCGAAGATGCCGAGGACCTCTCTACGAAGTAA
- the glmU gene encoding bifunctional UDP-N-acetylglucosamine diphosphorylase/glucosamine-1-phosphate N-acetyltransferase GlmU encodes MAERSLAVVILAAGQGTRMKSSLPKVLHRIGGRSLIAHVLDTAAAVSPQQVIAVVRHERERVTEAILDHAPDTVMVGQDEVPGTGRAVEQALAALPADFDGSVVVLSGDVPLIDAATIDRLVKGHLEDGRAMTMLSAIYDNPTGLGRILRDSEGAVTGIVEEKDASEAQRRITEINGGIYVFARRDIERALSEIDTNNAQAEKYLTDAAARILASGGRVEAVATNDPWLIAGVNDRVQLADAGRELNARIVRDHQRAGVTIQDPTTTWIDADVSIQPDTEILPGTYLHGATSIATGAIIGPDTTLVDCEVGEGVHIRRSEATLAVFAANSQVGPFSYIRPGTELGEGGKLGAFVEAKNAKIGDGSKVPHLSYVGDAQIGADANIGAGTIFANYDGVKKHLTVVGDGVRVGSKNVLIAPVTIEDGAYTAAGTVVRKTVPAGSLAMSVAPQRNIEGWVAENRPGTSTAAAAERAQRANNDEH; translated from the coding sequence ATGGCAGAACGCTCACTCGCGGTTGTGATCCTTGCAGCAGGGCAGGGAACACGCATGAAATCTTCGCTTCCGAAGGTGCTGCATCGCATCGGCGGACGCTCGCTCATCGCTCACGTGCTCGACACTGCGGCCGCGGTCTCACCGCAGCAGGTGATCGCGGTTGTGCGGCACGAGCGAGAGCGCGTTACCGAGGCGATCCTCGATCACGCACCAGACACCGTTATGGTCGGCCAAGACGAGGTGCCCGGCACCGGTCGCGCGGTTGAGCAGGCACTGGCCGCTCTCCCCGCCGATTTCGACGGTTCCGTCGTTGTGCTCTCGGGCGACGTTCCGCTCATTGACGCCGCAACGATCGATCGACTCGTGAAGGGCCACCTCGAAGACGGCAGGGCAATGACGATGCTCTCCGCGATCTACGACAACCCGACCGGGCTCGGACGCATTCTGCGCGACTCCGAGGGCGCCGTCACCGGCATCGTCGAGGAGAAGGACGCGAGTGAGGCGCAACGCCGCATCACCGAGATCAACGGCGGAATCTACGTTTTTGCGCGCCGCGACATTGAGCGTGCGCTCTCCGAGATCGACACGAACAACGCCCAGGCCGAAAAATACTTGACCGACGCAGCCGCGCGCATCCTTGCGAGTGGTGGCCGTGTTGAAGCGGTTGCGACGAACGATCCGTGGCTCATTGCAGGCGTAAACGATCGCGTGCAGCTTGCTGATGCGGGACGCGAGCTCAATGCACGAATCGTGCGCGATCACCAGCGCGCGGGCGTGACGATCCAGGATCCGACCACAACGTGGATCGACGCTGACGTTTCGATCCAACCCGATACCGAGATCCTGCCCGGCACCTATCTGCACGGTGCGACCTCGATTGCAACGGGAGCCATCATCGGGCCCGACACAACGCTGGTCGACTGCGAGGTCGGCGAGGGCGTGCACATTCGCCGCAGTGAGGCCACACTCGCGGTGTTCGCTGCAAACTCGCAGGTGGGGCCGTTCAGCTACATTCGCCCGGGCACCGAGCTCGGAGAGGGTGGCAAGCTGGGCGCCTTTGTCGAGGCAAAAAACGCAAAGATCGGCGACGGCAGCAAGGTGCCCCACCTTTCCTACGTTGGGGACGCTCAGATCGGTGCTGATGCCAATATCGGTGCGGGCACGATCTTTGCAAACTACGACGGTGTGAAGAAGCACCTGACCGTTGTCGGCGACGGAGTGCGCGTTGGGTCGAAAAATGTGCTCATCGCTCCGGTTACCATTGAAGATGGTGCATACACGGCGGCGGGCACGGTGGTTCGCAAGACGGTTCCGGCAGGATCCCTCGCCATGAGTGTTGCTCCGCAGCGCAATATTGAGGGTTGGGTCGCCGAGAATCGGCCCGGCACCAGCACCGCGGCCGCAGCCGAACGTGCACAACGAGCTAACAACGACGAACACTAA
- a CDS encoding amidase, whose translation MKSEGNMGEQGAGFDLIEASIEEVLDAFRRGEITSSWLTEAYLERIEAYDRGEQGLNAIPVPNPDALAQAAESDRHWREGTARPLEGVPFTVKDSYMVKGLTVASGSPAFKNLVAQWDAFSVEKLREAGAVLIGKTNMPPMADGGMQRGVYGRAESPYNRDFLAAAYASGSSNGSGVSTAANLAVFGMGEETVSSGRSPASNNGLCAYTPSWGVLSIRGNWPLFPARDVVVPHTRSVPDMLRLLDVLVQDDEVTRGDFWRNQSVVELPKPSAHRPASYLDVVDPDQLRGKRFAVPAMYLGQDPNFPIEVRPSVLEQFALAKARLEELGAEVVVTDFPLIEQYEGDRPGQENVGELGVLPEGWMDTEFTHFLGFGWDDFLRANGDPAIPNLGVVDPDQIFPQPPGALPDRYEEVEDYENRYRATVAAAREGISDPRERSDFAAGLRALVQLREDLFESWLKERGFDAVVFPANADVGAANADVDQAAADRAWANGVFFSNGNYALRHLGIPSITVSMGLMSDIGMPVGLTFAGAAYSDPTLLGYAAAFESGGSGSMRVAPEQYS comes from the coding sequence ATGAAAAGCGAGGGCAATATGGGCGAGCAGGGCGCGGGTTTTGATCTCATCGAAGCGAGCATTGAGGAAGTGCTTGACGCGTTTCGTCGAGGCGAAATTACGAGCAGCTGGCTGACTGAGGCGTATCTCGAGCGCATCGAGGCCTACGACCGTGGCGAGCAGGGGCTCAACGCGATCCCCGTGCCGAACCCCGACGCACTCGCGCAGGCGGCCGAATCCGATCGTCATTGGCGTGAGGGAACCGCCCGTCCGCTCGAGGGAGTGCCCTTCACCGTCAAGGATTCCTACATGGTCAAGGGCCTGACCGTTGCTTCGGGATCACCGGCCTTCAAGAACCTGGTCGCCCAGTGGGACGCATTCTCCGTCGAAAAACTGCGCGAGGCAGGTGCCGTGCTGATCGGCAAAACCAACATGCCTCCCATGGCTGATGGCGGCATGCAGCGTGGTGTGTACGGCCGTGCCGAAAGCCCCTACAACCGCGATTTCCTCGCCGCAGCCTACGCATCGGGATCGTCGAACGGTTCCGGCGTCTCGACCGCAGCAAACCTCGCCGTGTTTGGCATGGGGGAGGAGACCGTGTCTTCGGGCCGCAGCCCCGCCTCAAACAACGGTCTGTGCGCGTACACACCCTCGTGGGGTGTCCTGTCGATCCGTGGCAACTGGCCGCTGTTCCCCGCCCGCGATGTGGTCGTGCCGCACACCCGCTCGGTGCCAGACATGCTGCGCCTGCTCGACGTGCTCGTGCAAGACGACGAAGTGACTCGCGGAGATTTCTGGCGCAACCAGTCGGTCGTGGAGCTGCCGAAGCCGAGCGCGCACAGGCCTGCTTCTTACCTCGATGTCGTGGATCCTGACCAGCTGCGCGGCAAGCGCTTCGCTGTGCCCGCGATGTACCTGGGGCAGGATCCGAACTTCCCGATCGAGGTGCGACCGTCGGTGCTCGAGCAATTCGCGCTTGCGAAAGCAAGGCTCGAGGAGCTCGGCGCCGAGGTTGTGGTGACCGACTTCCCCCTCATCGAACAGTACGAGGGTGATCGTCCCGGGCAAGAGAACGTCGGCGAGCTCGGTGTGCTGCCCGAGGGGTGGATGGATACCGAGTTCACCCACTTCCTTGGTTTCGGGTGGGACGACTTCTTGCGGGCGAACGGCGATCCCGCGATCCCGAACCTGGGGGTTGTGGATCCGGATCAAATCTTCCCGCAGCCTCCCGGTGCGCTGCCCGACCGCTACGAAGAGGTTGAGGACTACGAGAACCGCTACCGCGCGACCGTGGCTGCCGCGCGCGAGGGCATCTCGGATCCGCGCGAGCGCTCCGATTTTGCTGCCGGGCTGCGGGCGCTCGTGCAACTGCGCGAGGACCTGTTCGAGTCCTGGCTGAAAGAGCGCGGCTTCGACGCTGTGGTGTTCCCGGCGAACGCCGATGTTGGAGCCGCGAACGCTGATGTTGATCAGGCAGCTGCGGATCGTGCCTGGGCGAACGGTGTGTTCTTCTCAAACGGCAACTACGCTCTGCGTCACCTCGGTATTCCGTCCATCACTGTGTCGATGGGATTGATGAGCGACATCGGCATGCCGGTCGGGCTTACGTTTGCCGGTGCTGCCTATTCGGACCCAACGCTGCTCGGGTACGCCGCGGCGTTTGAGTCGGGCGGGTCGGGATCGATGCGCGTCGCGCCGGAGCAGTATTCATAG
- a CDS encoding MarR family winged helix-turn-helix transcriptional regulator produces MKHEDEVDRIIADWSRARPDLDLAPLSVFSRLSRIAKHLDRARAHAFERSGLSSWEFDVLAVLRRGGEPYRQSPKTLVQQTMVSSGTMTNRIDRMASRDLVRRLTDPNDGRGVLVEMTQQGQTLVDAAMTRLSDAEEQLLAGLPRSERDRLAALLRRLAASVDRFESPSTEPITLPTLD; encoded by the coding sequence ATGAAACACGAGGACGAGGTCGACCGCATTATTGCCGACTGGAGCAGGGCGCGCCCCGACCTAGATCTTGCTCCGCTCTCGGTTTTCTCGCGCCTTTCGCGCATCGCAAAGCACCTCGACCGTGCCAGGGCGCACGCGTTCGAACGCTCAGGTTTGAGTTCCTGGGAGTTCGACGTGCTTGCGGTGCTGAGACGCGGCGGTGAGCCCTACCGGCAGAGCCCTAAGACACTCGTGCAGCAAACCATGGTGTCAAGCGGCACCATGACTAACCGAATCGACCGCATGGCCTCGCGCGATCTCGTGCGGCGACTTACCGACCCCAACGACGGGCGAGGTGTGCTCGTTGAGATGACCCAGCAGGGCCAAACCCTCGTCGACGCGGCTATGACGCGCCTCAGCGACGCCGAAGAGCAGCTACTCGCGGGCCTCCCCCGCTCCGAGCGAGACAGACTCGCCGCGCTGCTCCGCCGCCTTGCCGCGAGCGTTGACCGCTTCGAATCTCCGAGCACAGAACCGATCACACTGCCCACTCTGGACTAA